The genome window AAGTTTCACTCTCAAGACTTAAACTCGATATCTTTGGTTAAAAGTGAAAGAAATTGTTGTTGGTTGAAATAAAAGTAATGATTTCTACTTCTCATAAACATTTCTAAAAATCATTTCATTTCATGCAACTTTACTTGATTTAAAGCATAACTTCTTTTTATATTTGGTGTAAAAGCTTTTATTCTTATATAGCTAAATTGAATCTTACACATAATATTAAACAAAAATCATGAAAGTGCTACATGAAATCATGTATATAGTATGAATATGAATATGGGAATAGAAGATGTGAAAAGAAGTACTAGGTCTAGGAGTAAACCGACAGCAAGAATCCTTAGAGGAACGTGCAGTAGTAGTAGTACCTTATAATTGGGGGTTAGGACTTAAAGAGGGGGCTCACTGTCCTCATCACTATTTGCAGCAAAGAAAAGACAGTTGCTAGAGACGCTGCACAAGAAAGTCTCGCCCACCCGTGCGGCCCCCCTGCCTCTCTTTTTTAAACCTTTTTGGGCCCAAACATCTCTATTTTACTTTCTccgcttcttcttttttttctattttttgacaagaggggttgctccgATGGTAAGCAACCttcacttccaactaagaggttgtgagttcgagtcaccccaagagcaaggtggggagttcttggagggaaggatgccgagggtctattgggaacagcctctctacctcatggtaggggtaaggtctgcgtacacactaccctccccatactccACTAgttggattatactgggttgttgttgttgttctttttTTTCTATTTCTTATTTCGTTACTGaaggactttttttttttttataatcgtGGTGTCAGGGTTATCTTACGCTCAACTCGATTAATTTCACGGGATACTTGtcacctcccaccagcaacaaGAGGTACTTGATAACAGTGGCGGATGTAGCACCCGGATATCGGATTCATCTGAACTCAGTACTTTCGATGCAAagcataaatttatatataaaaatccAATAAAATTGCATAGTATATCTGAACCCATAGAACTTAAATCATAAATTAGCCTTTGCCTGGTAACTTTATCCACCAAGACTTGGACTAAGAAATCACCTACTATTTTTGCCTGCGCTAGGATTTGAACCTGAAATCTCACGGTTCTCATTCACTTTATTGACGGCTAGGCTATACCCTTTAGcgtaaatatttaatattttttgacCCGACTAATTTAAATAAGTAATATTATGCAAGATTTGCTGAAGTAAAAGCGCTTTCAATCCAGAGTTTCTTTATTCCAAAATTCGAATGAGAGATCACTATTTATGGGTGAAGGAATCACACAATCCCACCATAAGTGATGTTTGACAgtaagaagagcaattatatcaACCAATAAGGGTTGTGTTGGAGTGGTAGATATTTCTTCATGTCTAATTAAAATTTTCGGGTTCGAGCTCTGAATATAGAGTCGTCTTTATTAGGGAACACTTTATCCTTCCATTTAGGACGTCCCGACACGAATTCGATTTAGTTGAGCCCCATGCGGTTACCAAACACCCGACAACAAAtgagaaaccaaaaaaaaaaaaagcaattaTATCACCATCTTCAACCCGTACCCCCCACCCCCCATTTTTGTTGGTGCTTGAAGGTCAAAGTCCAAGGATAATTGGTAAATATGGATCATGGTAAAAATACTTTTGCACGTGAATCTCTGACAAAGTTTGAAATACCATTGCCTCTTATGACCGAAAAGGTATTCACTTGGGTTGATTTTGCTAGGCTTTTATTAATTACTTCGACGTGGAAATGCACGTATACGCACAAAGTAAGAAAAGTACTCGTACCATTTTAACCTGAGTTGAAACTACACAGTGTAGAATTTCACTCTGTCAAATTGAAGAAGAATCGGATTTAAAATTTGTACTCATCTTTGTGAGGGAAAAAGTAAGAAAATGGATAGAAAATAGGCCATATTTGCACTAGAAAGTTATTGCAACGGATTTAATTATATCCATGAAAATCCAATTTTACTACATTTTCACCTTCAAAACTTGTCAGCTACAAATCTGGATTTTCTGGTGCATTGATATCTCTGGTTGTAGAATTATTGCTCTATGCACGAAGACCACTTTTCATTTAATTAACAtgaattcacatttggagaatccgtttttttatttttattttcctgCTATTTTTGGTCTATTCCCAGATTTTGGTGCAGCTTTTCGAGAtgcattttttaaatttatttctaATATCTGGTGTAGTTTTTTTATGTTGCTTTTTCTTCCACTTGACAGGACTTTTTTTTTAGTATTTATAATTAAATTCTTTTGTAGTTTTCGCTATATCTAACAACCATAGTTTGTCAAATATTTGACATGGTTCACTAGTTTTAACAAACTTAAAAGGATCAAGACTGCTCAAAAATATACTAATGTGCCATTTTGAACTTACCCTTAAATATAAAGATTATTTTGAACCTTCCCAAAACATAAGGAATCATTGTTGTCATTTTTGCTTGATATTctcatttcatttatatttttatcaTCATTTCATTTTTTGATTAATATTTGTATTTAATTGATTGCTCATAAAAGATAGGTATACTTCTTCGTTTGGGACATAATCTGCAATGACTCTAAATCTTTATATGTACATGgtctccctcccccccccccccaaaaacaAGTACAATTCTTTTCCTATATCTAAGCTGCACGTTTAAtttgcttttttctttttttaaggtACAAAACATATTTCTTTGTATATTACTTCTTCATATATTTGAACCCGTTGGGTGAAAATTTTGAGTCCACCGCTATTTGTACATAGATGAAAATTGAATGACGAACATATAGTGAAGTAGGGAATGGCTTAACATGCATAAGAGGCAAAGTGGCGGATGGGTTATAGCCTGTTTGATCAAgttttttttgggccaaaagtattttttttggccaaaagtacttttgtttgggccaaaattattttttttgggccaaaagcATTTTTGGctaaaaattgaggtgtttggcaaGTTTTTAGATagaaaaaaatgcttttgaggagaagcagaagcagtttttgagaagcagaaaaaaatagtttctcttcaaaagtactttttgagaagcatttttgaaaaaaatatacttaAAAATAGTTTTCAAAATCTTGACCAAATACTAATTctgctcaaaaatattttttaaattaattagccaaacacaaactgtttctcaccaaaaatattttattaaaaagtacttttgaaaaaatcacttctcaaaataagctgattttagaaggtTGGCAAAACAGGCTATTAGTGTGGTAGGGCAGAAGTTGCACCCTTGAGACATGATGGATGCTTATGTCAAAGTCCAGAGTGTGTCTGTTCCTTTCCTTGCACATAAACCCTAGTGCTACATCATTCTGATTTGATGTGTTTCTAACTGTAATATCTTTGCAGGTTCTTCAGTTAGATACCGGGCAGAGCTAGATTATAGCTTATGGGTTCCGTCAGATTAGTTTTAAAGTATAGCTTACGAGTTCATTCAGATTAGCTTACGAGTTCGGTCAAACCCAATAATTTTGATTCAAGTATTATATATATCCTAAGAAATCAATTTATTTTGTATAAGATATCAATTTAAAATCCAATAACTTTATAAAACTACCATCTCTAACCCATAAATTTTAATTGTAGCTCTATCTGCCTTCATGTGCTTGCAACCATGACGAAAGGTTTGCGAGCCAACAATTAACTGTGATCAAACATGTGTTCGAATATTTAGAGTCGGATTTAAAATTTAAActctatgggttcaacttttaaggttttgccattgaactcattatatttaTAAAGTTATGGGTTCACATCTactatttttacatataaatttactCCGCATCGAAAGTTATGGTTTAATTGAACCCGTGATTGGCATACTACATCCGCCCCTGAGAACATTTTTTAACAACTAGAGATCCAAGAACAAACAAGCTGTTCAAATGATTCACAATCTTTTGTAACATGCAAAGGGATTTAGAGAAAGTGAGTACTTCAGAATAAGTGATCTTTTTAATTATGTGTACATAGTTTCCTCcttccatttcaatttttttttttacattatttGAGTAGATACGAAACTTAAAAATGGAAAGaagattttaaaattttttttatcATAAACCTAATTACCATAACATTTATGGAGttataaaacttttgaaacttgtgatcttaaataTGTCATGTATGACGATAAAAGTTTTTGAATACAGGTAAAATGAATCAGAAGTTTATGTTAATTGTTTCAAATTCAGTAAGCTCCCGTTCTTTTTTAAACGAATTAAAATGAAATATTGCCAAATAAACTGGAATGGAGGGGCTAACTTCTTTTTTTGTGTGCGTATAGTCAAAAGCAGATTCAGAATTTGAACTTGATGGATTCAACTGTTAATATTCTTAACGCTGAACTCAATCTTTAAATTTATGGAttcaaatttaattaatatgaaaCAATTTCACATATTATTATGCGCCGTTTCAAAAATACAAAGTTCAGATAAATCCATCACCAAAAGAATAAATCTATCACTACGTACTGATGACAGGGCCATGCTAATCTTTGATGTTCTTTACTGTCGTAAGTGTATTGAATTACTGCATTTGAATCATGTCAAGACCAAGTGTAACGTGGCTGGTACAAGCTATATACAGCAATAGGTTTTTACATTTCTTGATTAGATTTGACACCATTATAATGAAAGTGGAAGAAGATCCCATGACAGAAAGTCAGACAAATTAATAGGTCAATATATGAACAGGGAAGGTTAAGAATTTCATTGAACTAGGACACAATAATATCTAGCAATTCATGTGATGTTGCCTGCTATATATAAGTTATTTCACATGCAGGGGCAGAGTTAGAAATCGAGGTGCGGGTTCGGCCAAACTTAGTAGTTTGGTCCAAAACTTtatatttatcttaaaaaatttatttaatatatttaaattacTATTAATTTAAAACTCGATAACTTAAAATGACTAAAATCCTGAACGCAAAAACTTCAGATTCTGGCCCGCCTCTGTTCAAATGCATGTTTTTGCCTTAGTTTTAAGGAACATTACTCATGTTCCTCCAACATTATATGTTATTGTATTCATTATTATTCTTCTAGGTATGCAATTATGATTTAGGATTAATTTGTCTCATATTTAGAACGACATTATTAATGTGGATAAATTTATCATTTAACAGTTAACACCTATCATATCTACACAATTAACCTAATATTCGCTCACCTAAACGCTTaagttaaaaataattaactgatgtataatatatatgtaATCCATGTATAATATGTGCATAATCGTGTATAATtagtatataatatatacatatcggtaggggtgtacataggtcgggttggttcgaatttttcaattaccaaaccaaatcaatggtgtcgggttttaaaatctataaacaaaccaaaccaacaaattcgGAATTTTCAATCTCCGTTTTTCTCGAATTTTTCGGCTTTTTCgggttttcgaatttttttcCAGTAAAGTTTTCATAgtacaaaatatgtaacttgtgcttcaaatatttctttagtcctagtaagatacaactatataatatatttttcaagaaaataacacaatattATGAGATatgtcatagcattatactaaaacattcaataacaaagataataaaattgcataaagcaaatattgctaaaataagccataataaaagttaacataatctaaaaatactatataggtcatcctaaaataagtatagctaataagtctATTAATAACATGACTAAGCACtaaaaaaagataaactaagttatgcatttttattataaatcaatgtaaaactaaaaaatagatatccaacattattgtcattcctagtgttgaattgaatttcttttgttagcattaacattgatttgaactttatttgagttactaaatTTATGGgccataaaatttatttaccattcaaaaATGTTAAGTCCAAATTTGAAATAATActtaaaaagataaaattatgaaaaagtttaagaattaTTTATAAATCacattacagtaaatatttatttatataaaatatttttaaaaactgTATAAATATATTACGGGTTAGTTTGATTTTGATTtgacttttttagttaaaaccaaaccaaaccaattatgatcAGATTTTTTTCCAATACCAAATCACAATCGGGTTTTTTTTCCGGCTTAACTCGAATTATCGATTTGGTACGGTTTATCGGATTTTTTTGTATACCCTACATATTGGCTATgtaaaaatttcaaattttggtCCACCTTTGATTGGTTTCTAGGACTAGCGTAAAGATGGGCTTCTAGTTGTGCCTCTCTATCTCATGTTTAATTCGAAAGTTCTTCTCCAATAAGGTTTCTGTTCTTAATTAGAAGTGAATTTTTTTACACCATTAAAAAAGTTTTACGTTAATATGTAACTCAAACTAAGAGCACGTATGGATTAGCGGATCGTAAATAGCTAATAAGCTTGAAGtgctgaaaattatttttaagtgatgaaattgatttttaaattaagcatttacgtgtttggatagacgtgctaaaactgataataagcagttgatgtgTTTGGCAGAAAAGTGCTGATAAACtgttcttttattaaaatgactaaaataccctTAAATCTTTTTATAAAAGATTATAAATTTAAAAGTTTTtttgtaaagaaaatgatgaacaaCGAATATGGAACGAAGAGAAAATTAggaaatttattttgggaaaagtattttatgaattaaaaaatattattaagcataaattagtaaaagttttgatcaaactaaaagtgcttataagctgaaaAGTCATAAGTTGGGGGTAATCAACTTCCGACTTATggctgattttagcttataagcatttTGGGTTTTTACCAAACGCATAGATAAATCAAAAGGTACTTATAAAtcagtttgaccagcttataaccTTAGCCAAACATAGTAGTAAACCGAAGAAGAGAGAAGGAAACAAGACTAAACACTTGGCTCCCGTTTTGACGTAAATCTTGGCtagtttttttttataatttttttgaaaaaattgtTTGTTCGTAGAATTTgataagtttttgaaaaaaattcgaagaaaaattttcaagttctAAAAATTAGTTTGGACCAGTTTTTGGATGAAAttttttcttccactcacaacttcaactttttttcaagtaaaatgcatgtccaaacacaagttcaacttccaaaactattTTACACCTTATGATTTACCTAGCTGAGAAAAGTTAATGTGTTCGGCCGAACCCCTAATTCAAAACTCTACCTCCGCCCCTGTGTATATAgatcaaatattatattttatacatatttatTGAATATTAAATATTCTTGAACAGCTTCACTACAAGACTACTCTTGCTATTCCTTCCGTAACACTTATATGAGCGATGCAAAAGAACTACTAAAGGAATTGAGCTGGAATGTCCGACCTTATGGCCTATTGTATATATGCAAAAAAATCAAAGGAGAGTCAACATATAATATAttacatataaaaaaaaatacctgCCTACACAGTGTATTTTCACGAACTCATGAATAGTTGGATACATCTAGCAGGTATTATCGATCATAGTGCGCTTCACTCTATCAAAGAAAATTCACCTTTCAAATGAGCAAAATATATTGCTGCAAATTTTCCTTTAATAAATCTGTGAAATATCCAAAATAATATTACAAACTCTGAGCAATGAATGGAAATATTCAATCTGCTCCAAAGTTTCTTCAGCTGAATAATTAGCTCGGCCATTATACAGAGTTgtaaaacaataaataagatatgaAAATAAGGTATTTTGACATCAAAAGTAACAAACTTTGATGATCTAACTATAGAGGTCATCTTCGTCTGCACCACCAGCAGAAGTTGCAAATGGATCAGCAGTTCCAGTGGCCCCAGTGCTCGCTTCTGGGAAGCGGAACTCAGTGCCAAAACCTCTGGACTGCTGCAATGTCTGAGCAAACGCCTGGTACTTGCGGATATCAGCATCACTAACGCTCCTCCTAGCATACTTCATTGATTCCTCAAAGTGAGCAGGCTTGATCTCAGCTACCTCGTCGTCAACATCTTCCTCCATTGCTTCTGGATTATCCTTTCTCCTTCTCTCCCTCTCAATATCCTGCAAACACAAAACATGACATTAGTTTTCTACTCCTGCTTTAGCAactccctccgtcccaatttatgtagCGTTATTTGACTCGACACGGGgtttaagaaagaaaggaagacTTCTAAAACTTATGGTCTAAAACAAGTCATAGATacttgtgtggctataaatcatctcattaagggtaaagtaggacatttaaagttaaattgtttctaaataagtATGACATTCTTTTTGGGACAGACTAAGACTACAAAGGAAAGTATGCCATGTAAATTGGGACAAAGGGTGTAATATCTATTGCCACAAGAATTATCAATTGACAAGAAATGGAAATGGATAACTTACTTTCTCAATGTTCTCTCGGATAGCATATTTGCATGCACGTTGACAGATCTCTGTAATGTCAGCTCCGCTAAACCCTTGCGTATATTTTGCAAGAGCTCTTAGATCTATATCCTTAGAGAGAGGTGATTTCCGCAggcatgccttgaaaatttgatGGCGAGAATCCTCGTCAGGGAGAGGAATGTAAATCAATTGGTCAAGACGGCCGGGCCGCAGAAGTGCGGGATCAATAATGTCGGGCCTATTGGTGGCACCGATGATGAAAACAGTCTTCTTGGCATTCATACCATCCATTTCAGTGAGGAGTTGATTCAAAACTCTATCAGCAGCTCCCCCGGCATCTCCGCTGCTACTTCCTCTCTGCAAAAGCCAAGTCATATTTAGCAACAAAAGCAAATAATCTGCAAAGAAGACAGTGAATCTAGTGCAGTAACAGTTTAATGGAAACGTTGAAACAAGGAACAGCACCTGAGTAGCAATTGAGTCCAACTCATCAAAAAAGAGGACACAAGGAGCAGACTGTCGAGCCTTGTCAAATATTTCTCTAACATTAGCTTCACTCTCTCCAAACCACATGGTAAGCAATTCTGGACCCTTAACACTAATGAAGTTGGCCTGGCATTCGTTCGCAATAGCCTTTGCCAGCAAAGTTTTCCCACATCCAGGTGGCCCATAGAAGAGAACACCCTTTGACGGAGACATACCAAACTTCTCGAACTTCTCTGGATGTTCCACTGGATATTGAACAGTCTACAAAACAAATTGAATTGAGATTTAATGATGTGAAGCGAATTAACAGGACTAGTAAATCAATAAGGTAAATAGATCAAGCCCTAATATGCAACACTATATGTTTATTATCAATAGAATTACCTCTTGGAGCTCACGCTTGACATTTTCAAGACCTCCAATATCCTCCCACGACACATTAGGAACTTCAACAACCTGTTCAACCAGACATACATAATTAGGAATCGAACACAAGATGTGTAGCAGCAGAATCAGAGTATGTAAAGAAATTCACACTTACAGTTTCACGCAAAGCAGATGGATTGCTTGTCCCAAGGGCAGTTGAGAAGTGCTCATTAGTCACAGCCATGGAGTTCAATATCTCCGCATCAATAGTTtcatcttccaaatcaatcaCGTCCATCTTCTCTCTGATGCATTGAAGTGCAGCCTCAGTACACAAAGCTGCCAAATCAGCACCAACATAGCCATGTGTGTCTTTGCcaattctttccaaatcaacctGCAAACAAAGATCAAAATATTACCAAATTGCTCTTTTAAAAGTCAGAATACTAAAAGTTTGACGATATGAAATTACATCTTCAGCGAGCTTCATGTTCTTTGTATGGATACGGAGCACCTCAAGGCGCCCAACTTCATCTGGGACACCAATGTCTATTTCCCTGTCAAATCTGCCAAACCTTCTTAGGGCGGGATCAATGCTATTAGGGCGATTAGTAGCACCCATGACAATTACATGTGCACGTGATTTGAGACCATCCATGAGAGTCAAGAGCTGAGAAACAATCCTCCTCTCGACCTCTCCGTTTGTCTTCTCACGTTTAGGAGCTATCGAATCAATTTCATCAATAAAGATAATTGAAGGTGCATTCTTCTCAGCTTCCTCAAATGCTTTCCTGAGATTGCTTTCACTTTCTCCAGCCAGTTTGGACATGATCTCTGGCCCATTAATACAGAAGAAGAATGCACCAGTCTCATTTGCAACTGCCCGAGCTATCAATGTCTTTCCTGATCCAGGAGGTCCATACAGAAGAATTCCTTTCGGAGGTTTCACTCCAATGGATTTGAAGAGTTGTGGATGCCTCAATGGAAGCTCAACAAGCTCGCGGATCTGAGCCATTTGTTTACGCACGCCACCAACATCATCATAACCAACCTCATCTAGCCGATTCTCATCTTCTCTGCTCACAGGTTCACCCTCACAAAATATCTCAGTATCTGGGGCGACAACACAGTATTCAGGAGGATCGGTCTCAATAACCTTGAATTCTACACTTCTCATTCCTCCTCTTACAAGAAATAGATCACCCTTCCTCACTGGTCGATATGCTTCAAGGAAATAGGCTGTAGACAAATAACACAAGGGAGACAAGAAGGATTAGCATTTGCATAAGCACTTAGGCTCATATGCATCATCTCTTGGCCAAGCAGTGTGACACACACATTTCACTAtagatcatcaacaacaacaactacaactAGCCTGTTTAAAGCCTTTAAACCATTATTTTAACAATGACCGggaatttattcatttatttatttattgataggcaaacaatgactaggAATCAGCGACTCGCTCAGAAAACATTAAAATGGCTAAAGATGCAGACAAAAGCTTATTTTCTGTTTTCAACTTCCCAATTCCAATACAAAAGCGTTCAACACTTTCAGATGAAGCCACGCATGGCGAGAGAAAACCTTGAGAATTTGCTTGATGCAAATTAGACATAACACAAGTCACAGGAGATTCTAAGTTAGAAGTTTAAAACCTAACAAACTTATAAAAATAAGTAGATAGATAGTAATAAACAATAAGCAAATAGATAGTAGAAATCTGAAACACTTACGTTTCAAATAAGCATCAAATAGATTCCCAGTAACCCCTTCAATGGTGTCATCAATGGGAAGAATGTGCACACGTTTCCCGTACTTGACATCAGGACATTGATGCACAGAGACAACATCACCAAGCCGAACCCTAAGGTTATTTCTGACAACTTTGTTCATTCTAATCCTTGGCTCATCACAGGTGTCATCAGCAAGGGCAATGCAGAttgtatcttttcttttctttccctaTACAGCAAGATACAAAGTTAAGAACTGAAAATCTTACGAATAAAACATCATCAACATTATCACAGACTTCTTACATCACCAAAATACAAAGAAGGTACAGAACAAACCAATTTCTCAAGCTTGCAGCAGCAGTTCCCAGAAAAGGTATAATCTTTAGAACTAACTATACCAACTCATCGTTtacaaaaaaaaaacagaataaaataaaaagacaataAAGTAGATCAACAAAGGGCACCAAACACTTGTCACCATTTTTCATGTTTTCATTAGGCACTACAATATCTACAAGTGAGACAAATAGACACAGAACAACACAAAGATGTAGTCTTTAAGAAGAAAGAACTGGCCTTTTCAGCTTATATCACATAGTCCTTGAGCTTATTTCACTTGCAAAACTGATTTCCAGCAAACAAGGAGCAAGGACACCAAACGTCCTATGTAGCTAAAATATCTAAAATAGTACAGTAACAATATATCATGTAAACCTGTCCCTTTGCTTTCTGCATCTTAATCTTATAAAACCCTATACCTATGCACAAGAAGGGATAAACGCACCATCCTTCAGTAGAAAAATTGAAGACCATTCAGAAACCAAAGAACCCTCAGTTCAAATTTCCAAGCAAATTTCCCAACCTGATTTAGGATTCTCAATTTATCCACATTCTCCTTAACACTAGTGACAACCCCGTTACAACCCTTATCCCATAGGTGAGATTTTACCCCTATAAGCTACCAAAATAACAAAATGGACCTACCAAAAAACAGGAAAATTCAAGTAACTTGAACAAATTGTGGATAAAGCGTAAAAATTGAACCTTTATCAAGATTATTTTTTTTGAGATGGTAACATATACCTTTATCAAGATTATGTCACCACGAAAAAGCTGAAGCTCCTTCATAGGTGAAGAATATTTGGAAACCAAAGAACCCCTATCTGATTTAGAATTCTCAATTTGTTCACATTCTCCTAAACACTAGTCACAACATTATAAACCTTGTCCCATAGCTAAGATTAAACCCTCAAAAGCTACCAAAATCCAAACTGCACCCACCAAAACATAGGAAAACTCAAGAAACTTGAACAAAATCATGGTAAAAAGTTGACCTTTATCAAGATTGTATCCCCTAACCTGATTTAGAATTCTCAATTTATCCATATTCTCCTAAACACTAGCCACAAACCCATTACAACCCTTGTTCCATAGGTGAGACTTTACCCGTATAAGCTACCAAACTTACAAACTCCACCTACCAAATTAGAGGGAAAATTCAAGAAACTTGAACAAATTATAGGTAAAAACCTGACCTTTATCAAGATTGTATCCCCTAACCTGATTTAGAATTCTCAATTTATCCACATTCTCCTAAACATTAGCCACAACCTCATTACAACCCTTGTCCCATTAGGTGAGACTTTACCCCTatgacgacaacaacaacaaaaaactagtgtaatcccacaagtgggttaGGGAGGGTACTCAGGAATTTTACCCTAttatgacaacaacaacaacaacaacaacaacaacaacaacaacaacaacaacaacaaacctggTATAATTACATAAGTGGGTCTGGAGAGGTTAGTGTGTACGCAaaaggtagagaggctatttcca of Nicotiana tomentosiformis chromosome 7, ASM39032v3, whole genome shotgun sequence contains these proteins:
- the LOC104118112 gene encoding cell division cycle protein 48 homolog isoform X2; amino-acid sequence: MKELQLFRGDIILIKVYVTISKKIILIKGKKRKDTICIALADDTCDEPRIRMNKVVRNNLRVRLGDVVSVHQCPDVKYGKRVHILPIDDTIEGVTGNLFDAYLKPYFLEAYRPVRKGDLFLVRGGMRSVEFKVIETDPPEYCVVAPDTEIFCEGEPVSREDENRLDEVGYDDVGGVRKQMAQIRELVELPLRHPQLFKSIGVKPPKGILLYGPPGSGKTLIARAVANETGAFFFCINGPEIMSKLAGESESNLRKAFEEAEKNAPSIIFIDEIDSIAPKREKTNGEVERRIVSQLLTLMDGLKSRAHVIVMGATNRPNSIDPALRRFGRFDREIDIGVPDEVGRLEVLRIHTKNMKLAEDVDLERIGKDTHGYVGADLAALCTEAALQCIREKMDVIDLEDETIDAEILNSMAVTNEHFSTALGTSNPSALRETVVEVPNVSWEDIGGLENVKRELQETVQYPVEHPEKFEKFGMSPSKGVLFYGPPGCGKTLLAKAIANECQANFISVKGPELLTMWFGESEANVREIFDKARQSAPCVLFFDELDSIATQRGSSSGDAGGAADRVLNQLLTEMDGMNAKKTVFIIGATNRPDIIDPALLRPGRLDQLIYIPLPDEDSRHQIFKACLRKSPLSKDIDLRALAKYTQGFSGADITEICQRACKYAIRENIEKDIERERRRKDNPEAMEEDVDDEVAEIKPAHFEESMKYARRSVSDADIRKYQAFAQTLQQSRGFGTEFRFPEASTGATGTADPFATSAGGADEDDLYS
- the LOC104118112 gene encoding cell division cycle protein 48 homolog isoform X1 encodes the protein MSNKAESSDSKGTKRDYSTAILERKKSPNRLVVDEAVNDDNSVVSLHPETMEKLQLFRGDTILIKGKKRKDTICIALADDTCDEPRIRMNKVVRNNLRVRLGDVVSVHQCPDVKYGKRVHILPIDDTIEGVTGNLFDAYLKPYFLEAYRPVRKGDLFLVRGGMRSVEFKVIETDPPEYCVVAPDTEIFCEGEPVSREDENRLDEVGYDDVGGVRKQMAQIRELVELPLRHPQLFKSIGVKPPKGILLYGPPGSGKTLIARAVANETGAFFFCINGPEIMSKLAGESESNLRKAFEEAEKNAPSIIFIDEIDSIAPKREKTNGEVERRIVSQLLTLMDGLKSRAHVIVMGATNRPNSIDPALRRFGRFDREIDIGVPDEVGRLEVLRIHTKNMKLAEDVDLERIGKDTHGYVGADLAALCTEAALQCIREKMDVIDLEDETIDAEILNSMAVTNEHFSTALGTSNPSALRETVVEVPNVSWEDIGGLENVKRELQETVQYPVEHPEKFEKFGMSPSKGVLFYGPPGCGKTLLAKAIANECQANFISVKGPELLTMWFGESEANVREIFDKARQSAPCVLFFDELDSIATQRGSSSGDAGGAADRVLNQLLTEMDGMNAKKTVFIIGATNRPDIIDPALLRPGRLDQLIYIPLPDEDSRHQIFKACLRKSPLSKDIDLRALAKYTQGFSGADITEICQRACKYAIRENIEKDIERERRRKDNPEAMEEDVDDEVAEIKPAHFEESMKYARRSVSDADIRKYQAFAQTLQQSRGFGTEFRFPEASTGATGTADPFATSAGGADEDDLYS